A region of the Hylaeus volcanicus isolate JK05 chromosome 5, UHH_iyHylVolc1.0_haploid, whole genome shotgun sequence genome:
ATTGCAGATgaaatactataaaaataattaaattttgaagaaaaactAACAGAAAtagaggaaaatattaaaagaaagtatGGTTTTTGACAAAAGTAACTCATTTGAATACAAGTTTTATTAAGTCACAGGTGACGCTAGTGTAGCCCATCAGACATCAGATCACATTTTCATATAATTGATGAATGAATGCAGTTTTTTCCTTCACTActtgtttgttatttatttattatcatagaATGCCgtatacacaatatttaaaatcaattattataacatcTTTGTTATAATTTTGCTATTATTTGATTCGTGTAAACGAAGTCAATGGTGTTCCCAATGAACTGTGCGTTCcgaaattttctataaatggtTACTTCCAATCGAAGATTTCCTCAATAATCatgttatcgatatttttgtttctccgtaaccatgaatattctttttgcaGTAAAATTTCcacaattgtaatattatttcatatctctatttatttaaccactgaatttttgtaaactcCCAATATATCGAGGTCGAGGAATTAACCCATTTGGAGAACTCgaactttttcaaatatttgtgtaacaggtcaattggaaaattatttcttgctACCAGCGTCAAAAAGAGTATAAATTCGCtttatataaatcatttatgtaaaattaataagtgGCTGAATAAACACATAAATTTCCCTTTTCCTTCGTCGAAAATTCGTAATGTTCAAAGTTGGCCGACATGCATCTTTCTAAAACGTGTTTCATGCCTTATGGATTTCTGAGGTTGGTCGTGCGGTTCATCGGAACGCCTATTTGATTTACATTGCCTTAAATTCGAGCTGCAATCATGTCTTCAGGTAAATTTTTTACAAGGAATGGAATAAATACCTAACGCTTTGTTCGTACACACGCATTCTCGCGTTGAAAGCGTCGGTGTTTATACGTTCTTACCATTTTTCCGCGACATAACCAAACTTTCCGTAAAATGCAGCATGCTTTCAATATTGCATCGTATATCGGAgatctctttaaaaaaatgctaGTTTTTATCTCCGTTTATTTCTCTCAGGcaagaaaggaaagaagaagaagaaggttAAAACTCTCGATTTAATGTCATATCTCGCTACTACTGATGGTGCAACACCCGCTGTGCCAATAAAACCATTGAGTAGTAGTTGGAACGatgaaatggaaaatgatCACGGTAAAtggaatttagaattttttgtttccatCTTTTCTACTCTTTTATTCtcgtaatatatttaattaggTACtcattgataaatatatttatatattaggtgCCTTACAGGAAATCACCCACATTTCTACCATTcttatattaaatgttaaaagcAGGTGttatcataaaaattgtattgctttaaagtaaatgtaaaagtaataagatatatgaatttaaaactTAACAGTTtcacaatatacataataaaacacttcattataattctaataattcggtttcaaatatcttttaattctAACACAAAAAACTagacatttcattttacaaaataatattatggtCATGTGTTTTCAGTATTCtatgtatctatatatatatgcatatattaaatataaacaaattactaaaaatatatttctaattgcATGTTGCAAGTGTACTTTAAAATGTATTGGCTATTATTATGTAATAGAAGGATTTACATCAAGAAGCAGCAAAGAACCAATTGTTCTACCTACCGCTCCAAGAGCTGCACGAGACCCTCGTGGGACCGATGATGATGTCCCTACTAATCCACCTTATGTAGCTTATCTTTCTAATCTTCCTTATGAAGTGGACGAAGCATATCTGGGAGAGTTTTTTGCAGACATGAAGGTTAATTTCTTAAGTCATAAACTTGAGTTATTTTGTCACTATATTAATCTGTATTGTTACAAACTTTCAGATTTCTAACATACGTTTACCGAAAGATTCTAACAAACTCAAGGGATTTGGATATGTTGAATTTGAAGATCGTCAAAGTTTAATTGATGCTCTTAATCTATCTAACACGGTAAGGCTTGTAGTAGTATATATAATGTAGAAAGGCGAtgtataaatcattttatttgcagCCTATGAAAGCAAGAAGAGTACGAATCGATGTTTCAAATAGCGTTAACGATGATCGTCGTGGTGGACGTATGGGCAGAGATAGTCGTAGAGATACTTACGATGATCCTGAGCGTACATCTGGAGATTGGAGAAGCGGTCCACGGGACGAAACTTTGCCTTCAGATGGGGACTCGTACCGAAGCCGATATGATAATAGGGATAGAGACAGAAGAGATGATCGTGAATGTAAATCATTAAATTTGTACAGGTGTTTAAAATCACTtatcaagaaaataatacatcgACGTGTTTATTGTTTAGCTTCCGAACTCGATAACAAGCCTGGTGCATGGCGCGATAGCACTGACAGAGGAAAGCCAACATTCAGAGACAGAGGCGGTTTCAGGGATGACAGAGATGACAGAGAAAGAGACTGGGGTGGTCGCTACGATAGGGGTAGTCGAGAAAGAGACGGAGACAAAGGAAGCAGTTTCGGGCCGCGTCGTAATTATGGAGATTCTGATTGGAGTCGGGACGGTCCGCGCAGACAAGAAAAACCCAGCGTAGATAGTAAATGTAgatagtatatatttatatcatcgATGAAACGTACATGTTATCATAACAAGCTCCTACACCAAATGTTATAGTCGAATCGAAGACTAGACCGAAACTGCAGCTACAACCTCGTACAAAACCAATTGAGGCTGTTGGAAAAGACGAACAATCTGCAACTCAAGGTGCTCCTGCTGCTCCTACCGCTCCTTCTTCTGCACCTGCTCCTGCGCCATCAGCAAATATATTTGGTGCTGCGAGACCCGTGGATACCACTGCCAGGGAAAGAGAAATAGAAGAACGTCTTGCAAAATCATACGCGGAATCAAAGTCCAGAGAAGAcgggtataaaaaaaaagaaaataaatgcaattaGTTTAGAATATTAacggtgttttttttttagggatCCAGAAAAACGTGGTAAGGAGGGTGCATGGGGTAAACGCAATGGAGTAAgtttgaaaagtaaaagtttttaCTATGctatatattgtattacatattttaccAGATGTATGATATTGTTAATAGGAAGGTCGCGATGAGAAAGACACAGATCGAGGTCGATCAACATGGCGGTCGGATGACGACAGAGGtcgacgaaatgaaatatcggCATCGCGAAGAGAGCCCGCTCAATCTGGTGAATTTAGTTgagattataaataaaaatacctacATTGacttataatattaatacgatATTGCTTTCCTGATTTAGATCAATACGGAGACTCTCGGGGTCAAGCCTCTTCGCGTTCTGGACTCCCACCTTTGAGGGCTCCTCCAAGATCTAACGATAGTCGTGGTCCAGATAGGTATcaaccattttattattcctgctatgaaaaatatgtatatgtttgtTGAACGCTTGCATTTGCAGAGACCGAAAAGATAGAGAAAAGGATGATATTAGCAGGATGCCAAAGGCAAAGGACGAACAAGCTCCAGTAAGTGAAGAAACTTGAAAAGTTAATATCGACTATAAcattatgtttataatttgtttatttcagaatttcgTAGCTTCCAATAAGTATTCCATGCTACATGATGATGTGGACCCTGACAATATTGATGATTAGTTCCGACCGACTATACATCATCAATTAAATTGTGCCACAGCATCGTAATTGGTCTATATAtgcatattattaatttgttttatctCTACTAAATACTTATCGAATTAATTCATGAATCAAGCACTAAGCTCTTGGTATTACTTTACAGGAATTATTGTTGATTTGtatttaatctattttattattcttaatataattacctatctacatatgtatttactttatatttcgGTATGAATgttcaatataattaaatcaatttgaaaatttggaTAATTTTAGAacgaaaaattacaataatttttgtattatttaattctgagGATAATTGCAACCATAAGGCTTATGAATTGGGACTTTATACGTCATACTTTATCCattgtacaattattgtaCGATATGTAACTCATTATTTACATGtaatataacaataacaatttaggaggaaacaaaataataagtgTATGGGAATTTACATGTTGTATTATATTCAATTGCCTGGAATTAAATATCATGCAGAATCAGTGATAACTGAACGGGGATTAGGCTATTGCAGTGTAATTGAACATTGAGAAATTACTATTACATCACGTGAACATAGTGAAATGTACATCTATGTGTCGTAACGCGGCATGGAATTGCTATTTTAACAATCGTTGTATCGTGACAATATAATGGAGTTGAAACGCGACTCATGaatcaaaacttttttatagccattttattataataataagtttCTAAAGAATTATGCTTGAAgcgtatatattaaaaattatgtatttacaatCTCTCTTGAGGTATATACATGTTGACTTCCGTTGCATTTATTGCTGAGTAGTTTGCGCCAATTGGCGTAATTGTTTCAGTACAGTTTCTAAAAGCTTCTTTTTATCTCGTTCACTTTTCTTTAGTACAGAAAACACTGTTTTTTTATCGGATTCTTTCAACCTACGAGTATAAAGATCATTAAAATGTAGATATCAATGTATAAGGCAATAATATACCAAATAAAAGAAGGCGTGGTACATACTTCTCTAATAAAAGTACCGCCATGTTCGGAGTTACCAAAGTATATTTACTTGATTCGTGACCATAGTCGTGAAAATAAGTAGGCCAGTCCCAACTCATAAATAAGTCTAGTAATTGTCTTAATTCTGCAAAATATTGCAGTAAGGTACCTTCGGGTAAACCAACTACAGGTTCCGAGGCAgcaaattctaaaaataaaagtattttcctAATTTATGTTCGATTGGTTCTCGACAcagttagaaatattttgtaaccaTATATTGTACatctcatttaaaaataaaaacgtcaCATACGTTCGCATTGTATTGTATCCAAGTTGACTTGTTGCAGAGCACCCATCGATATTTGTTTCACGTCTTCGCTAATTAATATCCCTAATATAGCTTTCGCTATATGAGAACAAGCGGCTTTACAAGCAACTTGTGCTACTTCTTCctgaaatatgtatgtaatcTCTTTGGTTACTATAAAGTTTTGCTATCGAATACGAACGTTTTTTAGTCATATATGTGATATACGTACAGGTAAATTGGTAAAACAAGTGAAAGTACTGTGCAAAAACGCTATGAGATCGGTAATAAAACCAGACGCGTGCCCTTGAGGTTCCGCCAAGTTCCAgtcataattttctaattccaAAAACTCGTCAAGTTTATTCGTTAACTTGTcgcaaatttgtttttctgcgTCATCTCTCGCGACTCTAAACATAGCTGACTCGACATCCATACAACTTAACTGCCCCTCATGTGGTGTTctgaaaaatgtacattccatattattcgttaattactgatgatttttttagttcttacCCTGTAATGTTGGTCACGAATTCTTCCAAATACTTGGTGGATTTTTCAAGGTAACccgtatttattataatttgaactACTTGTAAAAGTGCCAACGATGGCTTTCGAAATAAGGATGATAGGCATCCGCTAAATGTTCTCgtcaataataaattcgtcGATTTGCAGATCATCTCATCTATTTCCGTttgagtaaaatttaaatcttcTGAAAATTTTAAGCAAGCATAGATGAACTCCTTAACTTGCTGATAAACTTTGGGTACCATATccgaaaatggaaattttttcgGAAATTCTGTTTTCTCTAATTCCTCGTCGTGATAGGGAAATAGATCGAGAATATTATCGTATTCTTCTTGCGTTGTGACCTAAAACGCAGTAAAATCcataaaatatatgatatGACCAATACAATCtatataacataaattttaccTGAATTGGTAAAAAACTATCTTCATCCAAAATATCTCTAAACACTTGAACCCAATGTTGCATTAGAACTTCATTATAATGTACTCGAATTTCTTGTAGTAAGTTCCAGAGTTGCCCTACAGAATATCCATAATTCTGCAAAAGGGGAAGGAAgttataaaaaacataattacgatattaataattaatttacgttgTATCAGTCTACTCACTCTTAAAGTTGTGTTGAATAGCATTATGagatttttgatttttaagaTAAGTGTTGCGTCTGTACAATATGCCTGGGAAaattaaagggttaatattttattaaaacactgCTATTTGTACGTTATTATCGCTTACAGAATGAGTGCGTAATGCATTCACTATATTAGATAATGCCATGGTCCACAGTTCGTCCAAATAAGACCGCGTAGCTAAACCATTTCCCGTGTTCAAAATATGATCTTCCACTACAAAGAAACCTACAATGCCTTGGAGGTAAGTTTGATAGCCAGCTATACTCTCATGctaaaaatacaaaacgaCGATTTGAATGTAAATGCAATAAGAGCATTTCTGCGATTAATAACGATATGTACCATATTAATAGGTGACTGCAAAACTAGTCTAGCTTGTTGCTTTCTTTGCTGTCTATAATATGCTTTAAACGTTTCCCCTTCGCGGAGTACAGTATAAATATGCATACAACGATACACTGGACTAAAATCCATTAAGTCTTGGGCGCTTAATTCTTCTTCAGCTTCGTTTGACAAAGAATTTCTAGcgtttgttcttttctttttacgacCAACGATCTCTGCTTCGATAATTAGTTGCTCCTGTGTCTAATGTAAAATTCGCATAATATATCAAGTATATAGAAACTCATTTATAAATTCCTAAATTTGACTTACATGTCTCATAGCAACTTCACCGATTCTTggtgaatattttctaatattttctaaaaagtcTCTTAAATCAGACATGGAAGCATCCTTTATATTTTCTCGTAGTCTAAAATCATTGTAATCTATCAGTTGCTTAATGTACcttaatatttctgtacaaaTAACTCTTTAGCTACATTTtgctgtaaaaataaatgttgcttTATCTTATGACATTACTCACTGCGGAATTTGTTGAGTAATTTGCGAAGAAAATCTATAATTTGTTACTTTTGGTAAATCATGATGCTCCAGTTGCTCCAATGTTTTCAATGCTGGGTAGTAACGTTTatcttttaattgtttctgtAACTTTGCATAGGCAGCTAGGACAGGAAGACACATAGTGAGGCTGTCTACTGCTGCAGCCATATTACTTTCTATTTTGCGTGCTTTGACAAGCTCTTCGCCTTTCTCTATTACTTTGGTAGAAGTAGCAGTGATACGTTTATCGAGTTCAAGTATCTCAGCCTGTGGAATAAATGATTGAACTTTCTTAGATCATTGTATGGTTTATGTAACAATTAGGTTTTAGAAACCAAGACTAACATTGAGCTGTTGTGCTTGAGAACGAACTTGTAAAAGTTCTCTGATTGAATCAATGAAACCTTGATAATGATGATTACACATTCTTTCAATATCTTTATCGTGTGCTTTGATGCGATCATCAAGTTtctccataaatttttgatgTTCATGGCCATCGTAAATTGCtctaaaaaaggaaaaagaatt
Encoded here:
- the LOC128876793 gene encoding eukaryotic translation initiation factor 4B-like isoform X3, which translates into the protein MSSGKKGKKKKKVKTLDLMSYLATTDGATPAVPIKPLSSSWNDEMENDHEGFTSRSSKEPIVLPTAPRAARDPRGTDDDVPTNPPYVAYLSNLPYEVDEAYLGEFFADMKISNIRLPKDSNKLKGFGYVEFEDRQSLIDALNLSNTPMKARRVRIDVSNSVNDDRRGGRMGRDSRRDTYDDPERTSGDWRSGPRDETLPSDGDSYRSRYDNRDRDRRDDRESSELDNKPGAWRDSTDRGKPTFRDRGGFRDDRDDRERDWGGRYDRGSRERDGDKGSSFGPRRNYGDSDWSRDGPRRQEKPSVDIESKTRPKLQLQPRTKPIEAVGKDEQSATQGAPAAPTAPSSAPAPAPSANIFGAARPVDTTAREREIEERLAKSYAESKSREDGDPEKRGKEGAWGKRNGEGRDEKDTDRGRSTWRSDDDRGRRNEISASRREPAQSDQYGDSRGQASSRSGLPPLRAPPRSNDSRGPDRDRKDREKDDISRMPKAKDEQAPNFVASNKYSMLHDDVDPDNIDD
- the LOC128876793 gene encoding eukaryotic translation initiation factor 4B-like isoform X1; the protein is MSSGKKGKKKKKVKTLDLMSYLATTDGATPAVPIKPLSSSWNDEMENDHEGFTSRSSKEPIVLPTAPRAARDPRGTDDDVPTNPPYVAYLSNLPYEVDEAYLGEFFADMKISNIRLPKDSNKLKGFGYVEFEDRQSLIDALNLSNTPMKARRVRIDVSNSVNDDRRGGRMGRDSRRDTYDDPERTSGDWRSGPRDETLPSDGDSYRSRYDNRDRDRRDDRESSELDNKPGAWRDSTDRGKPTFRDRGGFRDDRDDRERDWGGRYDRGSRERDGDKGSSFGPRRNYGDSDWSRDGPRRQEKPSVDSKFESKTRPKLQLQPRTKPIEAVGKDEQSATQGAPAAPTAPSSAPAPAPSANIFGAARPVDTTAREREIEERLAKSYAESKSREDGDPEKRGKEGAWGKRNGEGRDEKDTDRGRSTWRSDDDRGRRNEISASRREPAQSDQYGDSRGQASSRSGLPPLRAPPRSNDSRGPDRDRKDREKDDISRMPKAKDEQAPNFVASNKYSMLHDDVDPDNIDD
- the LOC128876793 gene encoding eukaryotic translation initiation factor 4B-like isoform X2, with the translated sequence MSSGKKGKKKKKVKTLDLMSYLATTDGATPAVPIKPLSSSWNDEMENDHGFTSRSSKEPIVLPTAPRAARDPRGTDDDVPTNPPYVAYLSNLPYEVDEAYLGEFFADMKISNIRLPKDSNKLKGFGYVEFEDRQSLIDALNLSNTPMKARRVRIDVSNSVNDDRRGGRMGRDSRRDTYDDPERTSGDWRSGPRDETLPSDGDSYRSRYDNRDRDRRDDRESSELDNKPGAWRDSTDRGKPTFRDRGGFRDDRDDRERDWGGRYDRGSRERDGDKGSSFGPRRNYGDSDWSRDGPRRQEKPSVDSKFESKTRPKLQLQPRTKPIEAVGKDEQSATQGAPAAPTAPSSAPAPAPSANIFGAARPVDTTAREREIEERLAKSYAESKSREDGDPEKRGKEGAWGKRNGEGRDEKDTDRGRSTWRSDDDRGRRNEISASRREPAQSDQYGDSRGQASSRSGLPPLRAPPRSNDSRGPDRDRKDREKDDISRMPKAKDEQAPNFVASNKYSMLHDDVDPDNIDD
- the LOC128876786 gene encoding exocyst complex component 6B isoform X1, with amino-acid sequence MSRLSTNQVDNLLSSMVPKHEYLLFEIESTDTNSIGLVFRAIYDGHEHQKFMEKLDDRIKAHDKDIERMCNHHYQGFIDSIRELLQVRSQAQQLNAEILELDKRITATSTKVIEKGEELVKARKIESNMAAAVDSLTMCLPVLAAYAKLQKQLKDKRYYPALKTLEQLEHHDLPKVTNYRFSSQITQQIPQLRENIKDASMSDLRDFLENIRKYSPRIGEVAMRHTQEQLIIEAEIVGRKKKRTNARNSLSNEAEEELSAQDLMDFSPVYRCMHIYTVLREGETFKAYYRQQRKQQARLVLQSPINMHESIAGYQTYLQGIVGFFVVEDHILNTGNGLATRSYLDELWTMALSNIVNALRTHSAYCTDATLILKIKNLIMLFNTTLRNYGYSVGQLWNLLQEIRVHYNEVLMQHWVQVFRDILDEDSFLPIQVTTQEEYDNILDLFPYHDEELEKTEFPKKFPFSDMVPKVYQQVKEFIYACLKFSEDLNFTQTEIDEMICKSTNLLLTRTFSGCLSSLFRKPSLALLQVVQIIINTGYLEKSTKYLEEFVTNITGTPHEGQLSCMDVESAMFRVARDDAEKQICDKLTNKLDEFLELENYDWNLAEPQGHASGFITDLIAFLHSTFTCFTNLPEEVAQVACKAACSHIAKAILGILISEDVKQISMGALQQVNLDTIQCEQFAASEPVVGLPEGTLLQYFAELRQLLDLFMSWDWPTYFHDYGHESSKYTLVTPNMAVLLLEKLKESDKKTVFSVLKKSERDKKKLLETVLKQLRQLAQTTQQ
- the LOC128876786 gene encoding exocyst complex component 6 isoform X2, which produces MSDLIRMQRYDILIQEIEGIDDYLGPTFRAIYDGHEHQKFMEKLDDRIKAHDKDIERMCNHHYQGFIDSIRELLQVRSQAQQLNAEILELDKRITATSTKVIEKGEELVKARKIESNMAAAVDSLTMCLPVLAAYAKLQKQLKDKRYYPALKTLEQLEHHDLPKVTNYRFSSQITQQIPQLRENIKDASMSDLRDFLENIRKYSPRIGEVAMRHTQEQLIIEAEIVGRKKKRTNARNSLSNEAEEELSAQDLMDFSPVYRCMHIYTVLREGETFKAYYRQQRKQQARLVLQSPINMHESIAGYQTYLQGIVGFFVVEDHILNTGNGLATRSYLDELWTMALSNIVNALRTHSAYCTDATLILKIKNLIMLFNTTLRNYGYSVGQLWNLLQEIRVHYNEVLMQHWVQVFRDILDEDSFLPIQVTTQEEYDNILDLFPYHDEELEKTEFPKKFPFSDMVPKVYQQVKEFIYACLKFSEDLNFTQTEIDEMICKSTNLLLTRTFSGCLSSLFRKPSLALLQVVQIIINTGYLEKSTKYLEEFVTNITGTPHEGQLSCMDVESAMFRVARDDAEKQICDKLTNKLDEFLELENYDWNLAEPQGHASGFITDLIAFLHSTFTCFTNLPEEVAQVACKAACSHIAKAILGILISEDVKQISMGALQQVNLDTIQCEQFAASEPVVGLPEGTLLQYFAELRQLLDLFMSWDWPTYFHDYGHESSKYTLVTPNMAVLLLEKLKESDKKTVFSVLKKSERDKKKLLETVLKQLRQLAQTTQQ